One Sinorhizobium sp. BG8 DNA window includes the following coding sequences:
- a CDS encoding ABC transporter ATP-binding protein translates to MSCELLVTKDLRSGYGRIPILFGIDLSIAEGEFVGILGHNGMGKSTLLRTLMGHIPATAGIVAFNGQDIGRASPAARARAGIGYVPQGRQIFPAMSVLDNLRVGAAHESQKNAKAIIEKVIEELPRLKPILTRTGGVLSGGEQQILALARCLCAEPKLILLDEPTEGIQPSIIEEMKDTLKALATARNLSILLVEQNLQFISDLASRVLVIKRGQLSGEIDPARLHDADLTGEFLPV, encoded by the coding sequence ATGTCGTGTGAACTTCTGGTCACCAAGGATCTTCGCTCGGGCTATGGCCGCATCCCGATCCTGTTCGGCATCGATCTGTCGATTGCCGAAGGCGAATTCGTCGGCATTCTCGGCCATAACGGCATGGGCAAGTCGACGCTGTTACGCACGCTGATGGGTCACATTCCGGCAACGGCCGGGATCGTCGCCTTCAATGGTCAGGATATAGGCCGCGCCTCCCCCGCTGCCCGCGCCCGCGCCGGTATCGGTTATGTGCCGCAAGGCCGGCAGATCTTCCCGGCCATGTCAGTCCTGGACAATCTGCGTGTCGGGGCTGCTCATGAGAGCCAGAAGAACGCGAAAGCGATCATCGAAAAGGTGATCGAGGAACTGCCGCGCCTGAAGCCGATCCTGACACGCACCGGCGGCGTGCTCTCCGGAGGCGAACAGCAGATCCTGGCGCTTGCCCGCTGCCTGTGCGCCGAGCCGAAGCTGATCCTGCTCGACGAACCGACGGAAGGCATTCAGCCGTCGATCATCGAGGAGATGAAGGACACTCTCAAGGCACTGGCCACCGCCCGCAACCTCTCGATCCTGCTCGTCGAGCAGAACCTCCAGTTCATCAGCGATCTCGCTTCCCGTGTGCTTGTCATCAAGCGCGGGCAGCTCTCCGGCGAAATCGACCCTGCCAGGCTGCACGACGCCGACCTGACGGGCGAGTTCCTGCCCGTCTGA